In Phacochoerus africanus isolate WHEZ1 chromosome 2, ROS_Pafr_v1, whole genome shotgun sequence, one DNA window encodes the following:
- the LOC125120754 gene encoding basic proline-rich protein-like, whose amino-acid sequence MGEETREHFERQRARKARLRATSRFPGGPPLPATAPRPGRPSFEPAEPSAGREAAACHPGPREDRRARPGPAWPGDCRGACRMGGARRPLCRPHAGTPARRHRPARERAGQAQASERRAGRRRNKSAFVERRPPEGHTQWRREPAPPPPPPGPPRRPPEPPPRRAPHTYTYILTGLLRLIEGVRGPRTAPSVGSGLQLCWRQRRLRGSRFAAVAAM is encoded by the coding sequence atgggggaggagacGCGGGAGCATTTCGAAAGGCAGCGTGCCAGGAAGGCGAGACTCCGCGCCACCTCACGCTTCCCGGGCGGGCCGCCCCTCCCAGCCACCGCCCCGCGCCCAGGCCGGCCGAGCTTCGAACCCGCGGAGCCGAGCGCGGGCAGAGAGGCAGCAGCCTGCCACCCGGGCCCCCGGGAGGACAGGCGGGCGAGGCCCGGCCCGGCCTGGCCCGGCGACTGCCGAGGGGCGTGCCGGATGGGAGGGGCACGCCGGCCACTCTGCCGGCCCCACGCGGGGACCCCGGCCCGCCGCCACCGGCCCGCGAGGGAACGCGCCGGTCAGGCCCAAGCAAGCGAGCGGCGGGCGGGCCGGAGACGGAACAAAAGCGCCTTTGTTGAGAGGCGGCCGCCGGAGGGTCACACACAATGGAGGAGGGAgccggcgccgccgccgccgccgccgggcccGCCGCGGCGCCCTCCCGAGCCGCCCCCCCGGCGCGCCCCGCACACGTACACATATATACTCACGGGACTTCTCCGACTCATCGAGGGAGTGCGGGGCCCACGGACAGCCCCCAGTGTCGGCTCAGGTCTCCAGCTGTGCTGGCGGCAGCGGCGTCTCCGAGGTTCTCGCTTTGCCGCAGTCGCCGCCATGTAA